A window of the Linepithema humile isolate Giens D197 chromosome 4, Lhum_UNIL_v1.0, whole genome shotgun sequence genome harbors these coding sequences:
- the uif gene encoding uncharacterized protein uif isoform X2: MLIRELAAIWVAVLLCHLQLTESQVPATNLFTCQNGWELRGIHCYKFFNIRHSWEKAAELCRRYGSELMVVESYSENNMSASMIGRHLNRYWLGLASLDDLRTNTLESAAGMLVSQYTGFWAPSQPNTNSGECVDVALTDDRQTWELTTCESLLPFMCRANACPSGSFHCSNGNCINAAFKCDKQDDCGDYSDELDCPANCQYYMASSSGTVQSPNYPHKYAPLSNCKWTLEGPQGHNIVLQFQEFETEKSFDIVQILVGGRTEEKSVSYATLSGKQELNNKHFVSASNFMIIKFSTDASVERKGFRATWKTEPQNCGGIYRATPQGQVLTSPGYVEMQNYPGGLECLYILQAQPGRIISLEIEDLDLEAHQDYILVRDGDSPMSRPIARLTGRLEDNPAVIMSTGNNLYLYFKTNLGDSKRGFSIRFTQGCKATIIARNGTIESPSYGLNDYPNNQECLYRIKNPERGRLSLKFVNFDVHTSDHVQIYDGSNTNGLRLHPGDGFTNNTLPTLTLTAESGEMLVRFVSDALHSKIGWQAKFSADCQQLQPGKGALASPRETAFGTTTVFSCPEGQEFATGKSKIVTRCLPGGIWSITYIPKCQEVYCGPVPQIDNGFSIGSSNVTFKGLATYQCYAGFAFPSGRPTEQISCMADGRWQKKPSCLASQCAPLPDAPHSKITILNGSGRSYGTIVRFECEPGYIRSGHPVILCMSNGTWSDEVPTCSRATCPLLPTIKNGFVVDTNKDYYFNDEARVQCNRGYKLIGSNIIQCGPYQQFDNVPSCEDINECASSQCDLASTECINNPGAFTCKCKPGFAPTMECRTISDLGLINGGIPDESITVSSSQIGYTKTGIRLNNGDGWCGNSLEPGASWVMIDLKAPMIIRGFRTQVVTRIDGNIAYTSALRIQYTDNLTDIFKDYSNPNGTTAVEFRILEPTLSVLNLPVPIEARYVKFKIQSYHGAPCLKLEIMGCTRQECNDINECTYRNGGCHQKCINSPGSYSCMCNTGYELYKGNGTAGFNLAKSETGERDGDLYQRNKTCVPVKCPPLTAPENGKILTTKKQHHFGDLVKFQCNFGYVLSRPSAVICTSSGVWNGTIPECQYAKCVSLPDDKNDGLSVIRNDETSVLVPFKHNVTLQCNNKGRYLRKTATSGFRQCVYNPKPGFPDYWLSGLQPACPRVDCGKPLPTPGAEYGEYSDSKYQSAFYFGCQVTFKLAGQSSHNDNVVRCQANGVWDFGNLRCEGPVCEDPGRPSDGFQIARSYEQGSEVQFGCNRAGYILVNPRPIVCVREPECKVVRPLGLASGLIPDSMINATTEHPNYEARNIRLNSVTGWCAKPETFSYVSVDLGRVRRVKAILVKGVVTNDLVGRPTQIRFFYKQTESENYVLYFPDFNLTMREPGNYGELAMITLPKYVQGRFIILGIISYIDKACLKFELMGCDEPTNEPTLGYDYGFSPCVDNEVPVFQNCPQKPIIVQRGPDGELLPVNFTTPIPIDNSGGIARVEVIPEGFRTPIHIFESMIVKYVAFDYDGNVAICAINITVPDVTPPKLSCPQSYVIELIDKQESYSINFNETRRRINATDASGPVMITFSPERAVIRTGGFENVTVYATDSSGNKATCHFQVSVQATPCVDWELKPPANGGLKCIPGDKGLQCIATCKAGYRFTDGASTKTYGCSVNKRWTPSSMVPDCVSENTQQADYHVIASVTYRANGAVSRSCLPMYQDLLSQYYMNLNSILTDRCSNVVAVNMNVSFVRSLPLLIEENVVKMDFVLVILPAIRQTKLYDLCGSTLNLIFDVSVPHTSAIIEPLLNVSAIGNQCPPLRALKSLINKGFTCSIGEVLNTDTNDVPRCLHCPAGSFAGEKQKQCTPCLKGYYQNNDRQGSCLRCPHGMYTKEEGSKHIDDCVPVCGYGTYSPNGLVPCLECPKNSYTGEPPTGGYKDCQTCPAGTFTYQPAAPGRDECRAMCSPGMYSNTGLAPCSQCPKNFFQPQHGATTCIECPVNMQTDGTGSVGREECKPIQCNDNICQHGGTCKAKGHGMLCRCPAGFSGRRCEIDNDECASQPCYNGATCIDLPQGYRCQCANGYSGINCQEEKSDCTNDTCPERAMCKNEPGFNNYTCLCRSGYTGVDCDITINPCTASGNPCNNGATCVALQQGRYKCECLPGWEGQSCEINTNDCAERPCLLGANCTDLIADFSCDCPPGFTGKRCHEKIDLCSGNPCLNGICVDNLFSHECICHPGWTGSACEININECALAPCQNNGQCLDHIDDYTCSCEPGYTGKDCQHTIDHCASDPCQYGATCINQLEGSVCRCRPGYAGLHCETEIDECLSDPCSQVGTDRCVDLDNTFLCHCREGYTGMSCETNIDDCASDPCLNGATCRDEVGGFKCMCTEGWTGVRCESDIGMCQNQPCQNDAACVDLFVDYFCVCPSGTDGKQCATAPQRCIGNPCMHNGRCQDFGSGLNCTCPEDYTGIGCQYEYDACQAGACKNGATCIDEGSGFTCLCPPGYTGKTCEEDIIDCKENSCPPSATCIDLTDKFFCQCPFNLTGDDCRKSIQVDYDLYFSDPRRSSASQIIPFFTGSTKSLTVAMWVQYTDNKEESGIFFTLYGVSSPHVPTNRRVMIQAHSNGVQVSLFHDLQDTYLQSTGEYTNINDGQWHHVALVWDGENGGELILIIDGLIAGKTEKYGSGRSLPAYAWAVLGKPHSETPKGYMDGFQGHLTKVQVWSRALHVTNEIQKQVRDCRTEPVLYQGLVLTWAGYDETVGGVERVVPSHCGQRICAPGFGGNKCQELEVDKIPPNVKHCPGDLWVLAKNGSSIVTWDEPHFSDNVGIVKIQEKNGHRSGQTLLWGTYDISYVAYDQAGNSASCSFKVYVLADFCPTLEDPIGGTQQCKQWGSGGQFKVCEISCNAGLRFSQEVPKFYTCGAEGFWRPTSDPSLPLVYPACTSATAAQRVFRIKMNFPTSVLCNEAGQGVLKQKVKNAVNSLNRDWNFCSYSIEGTRECRHLDIDVQCDHRARTTRETSEEDGGTYVVSAVVSTEATRQGRQGSDTYEVEISFPAINDPILNANSQERSTVQKLLEKLILEQAQFDVHNILPNTVPDPASLVLESDYACPIGQVVMTPDCVPCAVGTYYDEETKQCVSCPVGTYQSESGTLKCSSCPVIAGRPSVTVGPGARSAADCKERCPAGKYYDDVAGLCRSCGHGFYQPNEGSFSCLLCGLGKTTRTAEAVSREECRDECGSGQQLAVEGKCEPCPRGTYRTQGVQASCQACPLGRTTPNMGAAAIEECSLPVCEPGTYLNGTLNECMECKKGTYQSEPQQTFCIPCPPNTSTQGSAATNKAECTNPCETSGQEMHCDANAYCLLIPETSDFKCECKPGYNGTGTVCTDVCLGYCDNEGVCLKDSRGQPSCRCSGSFTGKHCTEKSEFFYITGGIAGGVILIIIVVLLVWMICVRASRKKEPKKMLTPATDQNGSQVNFYYGAPTPYAESIAPSHHSTYAHYYDDEEDGWEMPNFYNETYMKESLHNGKMNSLARSNASIYGTKDDLYDRLKRHAYTGKKDKSDSDSEGQ, encoded by the exons GTTTCTGGGCGCCGAGTCAACCGAACACAAATTCAGGCGAGTGTGTGGATGTCGCTTTGACGGATGACCGACAAACGTGGGAACTGACCACGTGCGAGTCGCTTCTTCCTTTCATGTGTCGTGCCAACGCTTGTCCTTCCG GTTCGTTCCACTGCTCAAACGGCAATTGCATTAATGCGGCATTCAAGTGCGACAAGCAGGACGACTGCGGTGATTATTCGGACGAATTGGATTGCCCTGCTAACTGCCAGTACTACATGGCGAGCAGCAGCGGCACCGTGCAAAGCCCGAATTATCCACACAAATATGCACCGCTCAGTAATTGCAAGTGGACGCTGGAAGGTCCACAAGGGCATAATATTGTGCTGCAG TTCCAAGAATTCGAGACCGAGAAGAGCTTTGACATCGTGCAGATCCTCGTGGGCGGTAGAACCGAGGAGAAGTCTGTGAGTTACGCGACCCTCTCCGGCAAACAAGAACTCAACAATAAACACTTTGTCTCGGCTTCGAACTTCATGATCATCAAGTTCAGCACTGATGCATCTGTAGAAAGGAAAGGCTTCCGCGCTACTTGGAAGACGGAACCGCAGAATTGTGGCGGAATCTATAGAGCAACGCCGCAAGGGCAAGTGCTCACATCCCCGGGATATGTAGAAATGCAGAATTATCCTGGAGGACTTGAATGCTTGTATATCCTGCAAGCTCAGCCGGGACGCATAATTTCATTGGAG ATTGAAGACTTGGATCTCGAAGCGCATCAGGATTACATTCTCGTAAGGGATGGAGACTCGCCTATGAGCCGGCCAATCGCGCGTCTCACGGGAAGATTGGAGGACAATCCTGCAGTGATTATGTCCACCGGAAACAATTTATATCTGTACTTTAAAACAAACCTCGGCGATTCCAAGCGAGGTTTCAGCATTCGTTTCACGCAGGGCTGTAAAGCCACGATCATCGCGAGAAACGGGACAATTGAATCGCCTTCTTACGGCCTCAACGATTATCCTAATAATCAAGAATGTTTGTACAGAATCAAAAATCCGGAGAGAGGACGACTGTCTCTGAAATTTGTCAACTTTGATGTTCATACGAGTGATCACGTGCAG ATATACGATGGTTCCAATACAAACGGTTTACGTTTGCACCCCGGCGATGGTTTTACTAATAACACTCTACCTACGCTCACGCTCACTGCGGAAAGCGGAGAGATGCTCGTCAGATTCGTCTCTGACGCTCTGCACAGCAAAATTGGCTGGCAAGCGAAGTTTTCCGCCG ATTGCCAGCAGTTACAACCCGGCAAGGGTGCTTTAGCGTCGCCTCGCGAGACGGCCTTCGGCACAACGACTGTATTCTCGTGCCCGGAAGGACAGGAATTCGCGACAGGAAAATCGAAGATTGTTACGAGATGTCTCCCCGGAGGAATCTGGTCTATCACGTATATTCCCAAATGTCAAGAAGTGTACTGCGGCCCCGTGCCTCAAATCGACAACGGATTTTCAATTGGCTCTTCGAACGTTACCTTTAAAGGGCTTGCAACCTATCAGTGTTACGCGGGATTCGCGTTTCCTTCTGGACGACCAACAGAGCAAATCTCATGTATGGCTGACGGAAGGTGGCAGAAAAAGCCGTCTTGTTTAG CGTCACAGTGTGCTCCGCTGCCAGACGCACCTCATTCCAAGATAACTATATTGAACGGAAGTGGTCGAAGCTATGGCACAATTGTCAGGTTCGAGTGCGAGCCTGGATACATAAGAAGCGGACATCCCGTCATTCTTTGCATGAGCAACGGCACGTGGTCCGACGAAGTACCGACATGTTCTC GTGCCACGTGTCCACTGCTACCAACGATTAAAAATGGATTCGTTGTCGATACTAACAAAGATTATTACTTCAACGATGAAGCTAGAGTGCAGTGTAACAGAGGATACAAACTTATCGgatcaaatattatacaatgcGGACCTTACCAACAATTCGACAATGTGCCGTCTTGCGaag ATATAAATGAGTGTGCGTCGAGCCAATGCGATCTGGCATCCACGGAATGCATAAACAATCCCGGTGCATTTACATGCAAATGTAAGCCAGGTTTTGCACCAACTATGGAGTGTCGAACGATCAGCGATCTTGGACTCATTAACGGCGGCATTCCCGATGAATCGATTACGGTTTCGAGCTCACAAATCGGATATACAAAGACC GGCATTCGTTTGAACAACGGCGACGGCTGGTGCGGCAATAGCCTCGAACCGGGCGCTAGCTGGGTGATGATCGATCTGAAAGCACCTATGATCATTCGCGGATTCCGCACTCAAGTAGTAACCAGAATCGACGGAAACATAGCTTACACGTCGGCCTTGCGAATTCAGTACACGGACAATTTGACGGACATCTTCAAAGACTACAGTAATCCAAACGGCACCACGGCGGTGGAGTTCAGGATTCTGGAGCCGACGCTTTCCGTCTTGAATTTACCTGTGCCGATCGAAGCGCGCTACGTGAAATTCAAGATACAGAGCTACCACGGCGCGCCGTGCTTGAAGCTGGAGATAATGGGATGCACTAGGCAAGAGTGCAACGATATTAATGAGTGCACATACCGCAACGGTGGCTGTCATCAGAAATGTATCAACAGCCCTGGCAGCTATTCCTGCATGTGCAACACGGGTTACGAACTATACAAGGGCAATGGCACGGCTGGATTCAATTTGGCAAAATCAGAAACCGGTGAAAGGGATGGCGATTTGTATCAGAGAAATAAGACGTGCGTGCCGGTGAAGTGTCCGCCATTAACGGCGCCGGAAAACGGAAAAATATTGACAACTAAg AAGCAGCATCATTTTGGCGATCTCGTCAAATTCCAATGTAACTTTGGTTATGTACTATCTAGACCGTCGGCTGTAATTTGTACTTCTTCCGGTGTTTGGAACGGAACCATTCCTGAATGTCAat atgCAAAATGCGTATCGCTACCGGACGACAAGAACGACGGCCTGTCCGTGATTCGAAATGATGAAACCAGCGTGCTGGTGCCCTTCAAGCATAACGTCACCTTGCAGTGCAACAACAAGGGCCGCTACTTACGCAAAACTGCGACATCCGGTTTCCGACAGTGCGTGTACAATCCGAAACCCGGCTTTCCTGATTACTGGCTGTCCGGTTTGCAGCCGGCGTGTCCTCGCGTGGATTGCGGCAAGCCTCTTCCCACACCCGGCGCCGAGTACGGCGAGTACTCGGACAGCAAATATCAATCCGCATTCTACTTCGGCTGTCAGGTTACCTTCAAACTGGCTGGCCAGAGCAGCCACAACGACAACGTCGTGCGATGCCAAGCGAATGGCGTTTGGGATTTCGGTAACCTGCGATGCGAGGGCCCGGTTTGCGAAGATCCCGGAAGGCCGAGCGACGGTTTCCAGATAGCGCGAAGCTACGAGCAGGGCTCGGAGGTGCAGTTTGGCTGCAACCGAGCCGGCTACATCCTCGTCAACCCGCGACCGATCGTCTGCGTCCGCGAGCCGGAGTGCAAGGTCGTGAGGCCCCTCGGTCTCGCCTCCGGGCTAATCCCGGACTCGATGATAAACGCTACTACCGAGCATCCGAACTATGAGGCCAGGAACATCCGGCTGAACTCCGTGACCGGCTGGTGCGCCAAGCCGGAGACTTTCTCCTACGTGAGCGTCGACCTCGGTCGCGTTCGCCGAGTGAAGGCGATCCTCGTGAAAGGCGTGGTCACCAACGACCTCGTCGGCAGACCCACGCAGATTCGATTCTTCTACAAGCAGACGGAGAGCGAGAATTACGTCCTCTACTTCCCAGACTTCAACCTGACCATGCGCGAGCCCGGAAATTACGGCGAACTGGCGATGATCACCCTACCGAAGTACGTGCAAGGCCGATTTATCATCCTCGGTATTATAAGCTACATAGACAAAGCTTGCCTCAAGTTCGAGCTGATGGGATGCGACGAGCCGACAAACGAACCGACGTTGGGTTACGATTACGGTTTCTCACCCTGCGTGGACAACGAGGTTCCGGTCTTCCAGAATTGTCCGCAAAAACCTATAATCGTACAGAGAGGACCCGACGGAGAATTGCTTCCGGTGAACTTCACAACACCGATCCCTATCGACAACAGCGGAGGTATCGCGCGAGTGGAAGTGATTCCCGAAGGCTTCAGAACTCCCATTCATATCTTCGAGAGCATGATCGTTAAATACGTGGCCTTCGACTACGACGGCAATGTCGCTATTTGCGCGATTAACATTACCGTGCCGG atGTAACGCCGCCCAAATTGAGCTGTCCTCAGAGCTATGTCATTGAACTGATCGATAAACAAGAAAGTTACTCCATTAACTTTAATGAGACACGAAGGCGCATTAACGCTACGGACGCATCCGGTCCTGTGATGATCACTTTTTCGCCAGAACGCGCAGTAATTCGCACCGGTGGCTTCGAAAATGTTACTGTCTACGCGACGGACTCCAGCGGCAATAAAGCAACTTGTCACTTCCAAGTGTCCGTCCAGGCAACGCCGTGCGTCGATTGGGAATTGAAACCGCCGGCTAACGGCGGTCTAAAGTGCATCCCCGGGGACAAAGGGCTGCAATGCATAGCAACCTGCAAAGCTGGCTATAGATTCACCGACGGTGCATCCACGAAGACATACGGCTGTAGCGTTAATAAACGGTGGACACCTTCATCAATGGTTCCCGATTGTGTTTCAGaaa acaCGCAACAGGCTGATTATCACGTAATCGCCTCGGTGACTTATCGCGCGAACGGCGCCGTTTCTCGATCCTGCCTACCGATGTATCAAGATCTCCTGAGTCAATATTACATGAACCTGAATTCTATTTTAACGGATCGCTGTTCCAACGTTGTCGCCGTGAATATGAATGTTTCCTTCGTGAGATCTTTGCCCTTATTGATCGAAGAGAACGTTGTCAAG ATGGACTTCGTTTTGGTCATCCTTCCGGCGATACGTCAAACAAAATTGTACGATCTCTGCGGTTCCACGTTGAATCTGATCTTCGATGTATCGGTACCGCATACGAGCGCAATTATCGAGCCTTTATTGAACGTTTCGGCGATCGGCAATCAATGCCCGCCCCTTCGTGCTCTCAAATCGTTAATCAACAAAGGATTTACGTGCAGCATCGGTGAAGTTTTGAATACGGATACCAACGATGTTCCTCGTTGCC TGCATTGTCCCGCCGGATCTTTTGCCGGGGAGAAGCAGAAGCAATGCACACCCTGCTTGAAGGGCTATTATCAGAACAACGATCGTCAAGGTTCCTGCTTGCGCTGTCCGCACGGCATGTACACGAAGGAGGAAGGATCAAAGCACATAGACGACTGCGTTCCCGTCTGCGGTTACGGCACATACTCGCCCAACGGTCTTGTGCCCTGTCTCGAGTGTCCTAAAAACAGCTACACCGGCGAGCCACCGACTGGCGGCTACAAGGATTGTCAGACCTGTCCTGCCGGAACGTTCACCTATCAACCGGCCGCGCCTGGTCGCGATGAGTGCCGTGCCATGTGTTCCCCGGGCATGTACTCGAACACAGGACTCGCTCCTTGCAGCCAGTGTCCGAAAAACTTCTTCCAGCCTCAGCACGGAGCGACCACTTGCATCGAGTGTCCTGTGAATATGCAAACAGACGGAACCGGCTCGGTGGGTCGCGAGGAATGCAAGCCTATCCAGTGCAACGACAATATATGTCAGCACGGCGGTACCTGCAAGGCCAAAGGACACGGCATGCTCTGCCGCTGTCCGGCCGGTTTCTCTGGGAGACGTTGCGAAATCGATAATGATGAATGCGCGTCCCAGCCGTGCTACAACGGTGCAACTTGCATAGATCTGCCGCAGGGCTACAGGTGCCAGTGCGCCAATGGCTATTCCGGTATTAATTGTCAGGAGGAGAAATCCGACTGCACCAACGACACGTGTCCGGAAAGAGCCATGTGCAAGAACGAGCCTGGATTTAACAATTACACTTGCCTCTGCCGTTCGGGATACACTGGAGTCGATTGCGACATCACC ATTAATCCTTGCACAGCCAGCGGAAATCCTTGCAACAACGGCGCGACTTGCGTGGCCCTTCAACAAGGCCGCTACAAGTGTGAGTGTTTGCCAGGCTGGGAGGGTCAGAGCTGCGAAATCAACACCAACGATTGCGCAGAGCGACCCTGTCTGCTCGGAGCCAATTGCACCGATCTGATCGCCGACTTTTCTTGCGACTGCCCGCCCGGATTCACCGGCAAACGATGCCACGAGAAGATCGATCTGTGCTCGGGCAATCCCTGCCTGAACGGCATCTGCGTGGATAATCTCTTTAGCCATGAATGCATCTGCCATCCAGGATGGACCGGCTCCGCCTGCGAGATCAACATCAACGAGTGTGCGCTGGCACCGTGCCAGAATAACGGCCAGTGCCTCGACCACATCGACGACTATACGTGTAGTTGCGAGCCCGGTTACACGGGCAAAGACTGCCAGCACACCATCGACCACTGCGCATCAGATCCTTGTCAGTACGGCGCCACATGCATAAATCAATTGGAAGGATCCGTGTGCAGATGCAGACCCGGCTACGCCGGGCTGCATTGCGAGACGGAGATCGACGAGTGCCTCAGCGATCCTTGCAGCCAGGTCGGCACGGACCGCTGCGTGGATCTTGACAACACCTTCCTCTGCCATTGTCGCGAGGGCTACACCGGAATGTCCTGCGAAACTAACATCGACGACTGCGCGTCCGATCCGTGCCTGAACGGCGCGACGTGTAGAGACGAAGTCGGCGGCTTCAAATGTATGTGCACCGAAGGATGGACCGGCGTTCGCTGCGAGAGCGACATCGGTATGTGTCAGAATCAACCCTGCCAGAACGACGCCGCCTGCGTCGATTTGTTCGTGGATTACTTCTGTGT CTGTCCATCTGGAACCGATGGCAAGCAGTGCGCAACGGCGCCGCAACGCTGCATCGGGAATCCGTGCATGCACAACGGTCGTTGCCAAGACTTCGGCTCCGGCTTGAATTGCACATGCCCTGAGGATTACACGGGTATCGGCTGCCAATACGAATACGACGCTTGTCAAGCCGGCGCTTGCAAAAATGGTGCAACCTGCATCGACGAAGGTTCTGGATTCACCTGCTTATGTCCTCCAGGATATACCG gTAAAACTTGCGAGGAGGATATAATTGATTGCAAAGAGAACTCTTGTCCGCCATCGGCGACCTGCATTGACCTCACCGACAAATTCTTCTGCCAGTGTCCGTTCAACTTGACAGGCGACGATTGCAGAAAAT CTATCCAAGTGGATTACGATTTGTACTTTAGCGATCCGAGACGCAGCAGTGCTTCGCAGATCATTCCATTCTTTACTGGCTCGACCAAGAGCCTGACTGTCGCTATGTGGGTGCAATATACGGATAATAAAGAGGAAAGTGGAATTTTCTTCACTCTTTATGGCGTCAG ctCGCCGCACGTTCCTACGAACCGCAGAGTCATGATTCAAGCACACAGCAATGGAGTTCAAGTATCTCTCTTCCACGATCTGCAAGACACTTATCTACAATCCACCGGAGAATACACGAATATAAATGACGGACAATGGCATCATGTGGCACTTGTGTGGGACGGAGAAAATGGTGGAGAACTTATATTAATCATCGACGGTCTCATCGCTGGCAAGACTGAGAAATACGGTAGCGGCAGATCGCTTCCGGCGTA TGCGTGGGCGGTGTTAGGAAAGCCGCACAGCGAAACCCCGAAGGGCTACATGGACGGCTTCCAAGGCCACTTGACAAAAGTGCAAGTCTGGAGCCGTGCGCTGCATGTGACGAATGAGATTCAGAAACAAGTGCGCGACTGTCGCACGGAACCGGTTCTCTATCAAGGCCTCGTGCTAACCTGGGCGGGATACGACGAAACCGTGGGTGGGGTTGAGAGAGTCGTGCCGTCACATTGCGGCCAGAGAATCTGCGCCCCCGGTTTCGGCGGCAACAAGTGTCAGGAGCTCGAAGTCGATAAGATCCCGCCGAACGTGAAACATTGCCCGGGCGATCTCTGGGTGCTCGCGAAGAACGGATCGTCCATCGTCACCTGGGACGAGCCGCACTTCAGCGACAACGTCGGCATCGTGAAAATTCAGGAGAAGAACGGACATCGATCGGGGCAAACTCTTCTGTGGGGCACTTACGATATTAGTTACGTGGCTTACGACCAAGCCGGAAATTCAGCCAGCTGCAGCTTCAAGGTTTACGTGCTGG CGGACTTTTGTCCAACACTGGAGGATCCCATCGGCGGCACGCAACAGTGCAAGCAGTGGGGTTCGGGAGGTCAGTTCAAGGTTTGCGAGATTTCTTGCAACGCTGGATTACGATTCTCGCAGGAAGTTCCCAAATTTTACACGTGCGGTGCGGAAGGTTTCTGGAGACCTACCAGCGATCCTAGTCTACCATTAGTGTATCCTGCTTGTACAA gcgCTACGGCAGCCCAAAGAGTCTTCAGGATTAAAATGAACTTCCCCACGTCAGTGCTCTGTAACGAGGCCGGTCAAGGTGTGCTCAAGCAGAAGGTTAAAAACGCCGTGAACTCTCTGAACAGAGACTGGAACTTCTGTTCGTACTCTATCGAAG GCACTCGTGAGTGTAGACATCTTGATATCGATGTACAATGCGAccatcgcgcgcgcacgacAAGGGAAACGAGCGAAGAGGACGGCGGAACGTACGTCGTTTCCGCTGTCGTGTCCACAGAAGC AACAAGACAGGGTCGCCAAGGCAGTGATACCTACGAAGTGGAGATCTCATTCCCGGCGATAAA CGATCCGATCCTAAACGCCAATTCGCAGGAGCGCTCCACCGTGCAGAagctactcgaaaaactgatCCTAGAACAGGCTCAATTTGACGTTCACAATATTCTGCCTAACACCGTACCGGACCCTGCGTCCCTCGTTCTGGAATCCGATTATGCCTGTCCGATAGGCCAAGTTGTCATGACGCCGGATTGCG tACCATGTGCGGTGGGCACTTACTATGACGAGGAGACGAAGCAGTGCGTGTCTTGCCCCGTGGGCACTTACCAGAGCGAGTCCGGGACACTGAAATGCAGTTCCTGCCCGGTGATTGCCGGTCGTCCCAGCGTGACCGTCGGCCCCGGCGCGCGTAGCGCGGCGGATTGCAAAGAGCGTTGTCCCGCCGGCAAATATTACGACGACGTGGCCGGCCTCTGCCGCAGCTGCGGCCATGGATTCTACCAGCCGAACGAGGGCAGCTTCTCCTGCCTGCTGTGCGGCCTCGGAAAGACCACGAGGACGGCCGAGGCGGTGTCTCGAGAGGAATGCCGGGATGAATGCGGATCCGGACAGCAATTGGCCGTCGAAGGAAAGTGCGAGCCTTGTCCGCGCGGCACGTATCGCACCCAAGGAGTTCAAGCGTCATGCCAGGCATGTCCGCTTGGCAGAACGACCCCGAATATGGGAGCCGCGGCGATAGAAGAATGCTCGCTTCCGGTCTGCGAACCCGGAACTTACCTAAACGGAACGCTCAACGAGTGCATGGAGTGCAAGAAAGGAACCTACCAATCGGAACCGCAGCAGACCTTCTGCATCCCATGCCCGCCTAATACCAGCACCCAAGGATCTGCTGCT ACGAACAAAGCAGAGTGCACGAACCCTTGTGAGACCAGTGGCCAGGAGATGCACTGCGACGCAAACGCATACTGTTTACTTATACCAGAGACAAGCGACTTTAAATGCGAGTGCAAGCCCGGATACAACGGCACCGGAACCGTGTGCACAGACGTGTGTCTGGGCTACTGCGATAACGAGGGCGTCTGTCTAAAAGACTCGCGCGGACAGCCCTCGTGCCGATGCAGCGGCAGCTTCACCGGCAAGCATTGCACGGAGAAGTCCGAGTTCTTCTATATTACCGGCGGTATAGCGGGAGGAGTTATCTTGATAATTATCGTGGTGCTGCTCGTCTGGATGATTTGCGTCAG agcCTCTAGAAAGAAGGAACCGAAGAAGATGCTTACGCCAGCGACCGATCAAAACGGCTCACAAGTGAACTTCTATTACGGCGCGCCAACTCCGTATGCCGAGTCGATAGCGCCGTCACATCACAGCACGTACGCTCATTACTACGATGATGAGGAGGATGGTTGGGAAATGCCCAACTTCTATAACGAGACTTACATGAAAG aGAGCCTGCACAACGGCAAGATGAACAGTCTTGCACGATCGAATGCCAGTATTTACGGCACGAAAGATGATCTTTATGACAGACTGAAGCGTCACGCGTATACTGGTAAAAAAG ATAAGAGCGACAGCGACAGCGAAGGCCAGTGA